A single window of Paenibacillus sp. SYP-B4298 DNA harbors:
- a CDS encoding thioesterase II family protein has product MTNLSDSSRWLSCRQKNERALFRLFCFPYAGGTSSVFRNWHKLLPDTVEVWAVQYPGHGTRIGEELYTDVRALASSAAHAIRPYMDKPVLFYGHSLGAIVAFELALYSKAQFGVGPMQLMVGGRNAPDAEREIAPIYRLPEEEFRAGLRLYGGTPEEVLADTELMDLCSPILRADFQMSETYVYEGGKLTCPIVAWGGKQDEMVPEPQLRNWERFTASRFKSEMLPGGHFFLMTHQQELIAGMTKEIDTITHLASWNRLF; this is encoded by the coding sequence TTGACGAATCTATCAGATAGCAGCCGCTGGCTAAGTTGCCGGCAGAAAAATGAACGCGCACTGTTTCGCCTGTTTTGCTTCCCTTATGCAGGAGGGACGTCATCCGTATTTCGCAACTGGCATAAGCTGCTGCCGGATACGGTTGAAGTATGGGCTGTTCAATATCCAGGCCACGGTACACGTATCGGGGAGGAGCTCTATACGGATGTCCGCGCATTGGCAAGTTCCGCAGCACATGCCATTCGCCCGTATATGGACAAGCCGGTGTTGTTCTATGGGCATAGCCTGGGCGCGATTGTGGCCTTCGAGCTGGCATTATATAGCAAAGCCCAGTTCGGGGTTGGCCCGATGCAGCTTATGGTGGGTGGAAGAAATGCCCCGGATGCGGAGCGGGAGATTGCGCCGATCTACCGTTTGCCGGAGGAGGAGTTCCGGGCGGGCTTGCGCCTGTATGGCGGTACTCCTGAAGAGGTGCTCGCCGATACAGAGCTTATGGATTTGTGCTCGCCGATCTTGCGGGCTGATTTTCAGATGTCAGAGACCTATGTGTATGAGGGAGGCAAATTAACATGCCCCATAGTAGCTTGGGGAGGGAAGCAGGATGAGATGGTGCCGGAGCCGCAACTGCGCAACTGGGAGCGATTCACCGCCAGCCGCTTCAAAAGCGAGATGCTGCCCGGCGGGCATTTTTTCCTCATGACGCATCAACAGGAGCTGATTGCCGGGATGACCAAGGAGATCGATACCATCACTCATTTAGCAAGCTGGAACAGATTGTTTTAA
- a CDS encoding ABC transporter ATP-binding protein — protein sequence MSHFTFRKKSSMLLGNTIGLFIGLALVFAGSLVAALLLSSPWNWIVLAVGLLVLFAGTRSMLVVIKERHTISREGLEFRYFGSVVQVPHHRIASIVSRRGGLPSKLSLPQQEMKYDPDSKSMFLVADEFNMLEIELKEPMEMAMPWPSKKTERVEHIVFSVDEPAAYLESLERYRAVKEGASPLAETEVAAYHGEDGIADTESGLSATMQEDPGDAVPVRRRLVSSGKGEGKAIRLAGLRKRYGSFEAVKGIDLTVEPGEILAFLGSNGAGKTTTIKMMIGLLDPSDGEISICGQDMFRDGLTARKLIGYVPDNPLLREGLTAREFLWFVAGMYGVAEQEARRRTEELLQSLKLEQWGDHLIRGFSLGMKRKMAIAAGLIHQPKVLLLDEVTNGLDPRAAREVKDLIVAAANQGTAVFITTHILALAEELADRVAIIDRGELQALGTMEELRVQLELPEANLEQVFLQLTGNMPALEVG from the coding sequence GTGAGCCATTTTACGTTCCGCAAAAAGTCTTCCATGCTGCTCGGCAATACGATTGGATTATTCATCGGGTTAGCGCTGGTTTTTGCTGGCAGCCTTGTAGCAGCGCTGTTGTTGTCTTCGCCATGGAACTGGATCGTGCTTGCCGTAGGCTTGCTGGTGCTGTTTGCAGGGACACGGAGTATGCTGGTGGTCATCAAGGAACGGCATACGATAAGTAGGGAGGGGCTGGAATTCCGTTATTTTGGCTCCGTGGTTCAGGTTCCGCATCACCGTATCGCTTCGATCGTATCCCGCAGAGGAGGACTGCCCTCCAAGCTATCACTGCCGCAGCAGGAGATGAAGTACGACCCGGACAGCAAGTCGATGTTTCTGGTGGCTGATGAATTCAACATGCTAGAGATCGAGCTGAAGGAGCCGATGGAGATGGCCATGCCGTGGCCGAGCAAAAAGACAGAACGTGTGGAGCACATCGTATTCAGTGTCGACGAGCCTGCCGCATACTTGGAGAGCCTGGAACGTTATCGCGCTGTCAAGGAGGGAGCCTCACCCTTGGCGGAGACGGAGGTGGCAGCCTATCACGGGGAAGACGGTATTGCCGATACAGAAAGCGGGTTATCTGCAACCATGCAAGAGGACCCAGGCGACGCTGTGCCTGTTCGGAGGCGACTGGTGTCCAGCGGCAAGGGAGAGGGCAAGGCGATTCGCCTTGCAGGGCTGCGCAAGCGTTATGGCAGCTTCGAAGCGGTCAAGGGCATCGACCTGACCGTGGAGCCGGGAGAGATTTTGGCATTTCTGGGCAGCAATGGCGCCGGAAAGACGACCACCATCAAGATGATGATTGGACTGCTCGACCCGAGCGACGGGGAGATTAGCATCTGCGGACAGGATATGTTCAGGGATGGGCTGACGGCGCGCAAGCTGATTGGCTATGTACCGGATAATCCACTGCTTCGAGAGGGGCTAACGGCACGGGAGTTTCTGTGGTTCGTCGCTGGTATGTATGGCGTCGCGGAGCAGGAGGCGCGGCGGCGGACGGAGGAGCTGCTGCAATCGCTGAAGCTGGAGCAGTGGGGGGATCATCTGATTCGCGGCTTCTCTCTGGGCATGAAACGCAAGATGGCGATCGCCGCCGGATTGATCCATCAGCCTAAGGTTCTGCTGCTGGATGAAGTCACGAACGGCCTTGACCCGCGCGCCGCGCGCGAGGTGAAGGATCTGATCGTGGCCGCGGCCAATCAGGGAACCGCGGTCTTTATTACGACTCACATTCTGGCGCTGGCGGAGGAGCTTGCCGACCGGGTGGCGATTATTGACCGGGGCGAGCTGCAGGCGCTCGGTACGATGGAGGAGCTGCGTGTGCAGCTTGAGCTGCCAGAGGCCAATCTGGAGCAGGTATTTCTGCAACTGACGGGAAATATGCCTGCACTGGAGGTTGGATAA